One window of Methanobacterium alkalithermotolerans genomic DNA carries:
- the carB gene encoding carbamoyl-phosphate synthase large subunit: MPKDQTIKKVLIIGSGPIQIGQAAEFDYSGSQACKSLQDEGIETVLVNSNPATIQTDIDMADSVYVEPLTPEIVAKIIEKEKPDAILPTMGGQTGLNVATGLEQIGALKGLKVIGSSIETIRNVEDRDLFDSFMKKLNEPVPKAKAVESVEEAIKAVEEIGYPVIVRPAFTLGGTGGGVAYNEAELREIANRGLDMSFINQVLIDQSVLGWKEFEYEVVRDKNDTCIIICNMENIDPMGIHTGESVVVAPSQTLSDLENHKLRDASIKIIRALNIQGGCNIQFAVNPETGEYKVIEVNPRVSRSSALASKATGYPIAKISAKISIGMTLDEIQNDITKETPASFEPALDYVVAKIPRWPFDKFKGISKEIGVQMKSTGEVMAIGRTIEQALHKAIRSLDTGRYGFEDVPFTKDQLAHPTDERLFQVYTALKQGISVDEIHQITLIDKFFLYKLMNILELENEISSKPFLDSEMLLKAKKMGFSDRIISEICKVDEKEVRNLRNEEGIIPTFKMVDTCAAEFEAKTPYYYSTYGLADEVDVSSNKKVIIIGAGPIRIGQGIEFDYCCVHAAMALKEQGIETIIINNNPETVSTDYDISSKLYFEPLTLEDVLNIVDKEKPEGVVVQFGGQTSINLAVPLAQEGVKIMGTPHESIDKVEDRERFSQVLEKLEIPQAAYGIAKSFEDARGVAEKIGFPVLVRPSYVLGGRAMEIVYDDDELREYMEEAVRVSPEHPILVDKFLQDAIEVDVDALCDGEEVFIGGIMEHIEEAGVHSGDSACVIPPQTIPEEILNDIKDFTTKLALELGVVGLMNIQYAVKLDEEPKLYILEANPRASRTVPFVSKAVGVPLAKIAAMLMMGHKLKDYGLKDQIEIDHVAVKESVFPFIKLPESDSVLGPEMKSTGESMGIDENFGLSYYKSQLSANMDLPTTGKIFISVRDADKDKITDIVKKADELGFEIVATRGTARAVEDELEIEIIRKVSQGSPNIQDAINKGEIGLIINTPSGKQSADDGYLIRRMAVELGIPYVTTLAGARAALNAINEVKNGKITVRSLKEYHNL; encoded by the coding sequence ATGCCAAAGGATCAGACTATAAAAAAAGTACTCATAATAGGATCAGGACCTATACAAATAGGGCAGGCGGCGGAATTTGATTATTCTGGATCTCAAGCTTGTAAATCACTACAAGATGAAGGAATAGAAACAGTTCTGGTAAATAGTAACCCTGCTACCATTCAAACTGATATTGATATGGCAGACAGCGTGTATGTGGAACCATTAACCCCAGAAATCGTGGCTAAAATCATTGAAAAGGAAAAACCTGATGCAATACTACCTACCATGGGGGGGCAGACGGGTCTTAATGTTGCCACTGGACTGGAACAAATAGGTGCCCTGAAAGGATTAAAAGTTATTGGTTCGAGTATTGAAACTATACGAAATGTAGAAGACCGTGATCTTTTTGATAGCTTTATGAAAAAACTCAATGAACCGGTACCCAAAGCTAAAGCAGTCGAATCTGTGGAAGAAGCTATAAAAGCTGTTGAAGAAATCGGTTACCCGGTTATTGTACGACCCGCATTTACATTAGGAGGTACTGGTGGAGGAGTGGCCTATAATGAAGCCGAACTTAGGGAAATTGCCAACCGTGGACTGGATATGAGTTTTATAAATCAGGTACTAATTGACCAGTCAGTTTTAGGGTGGAAAGAATTTGAATACGAGGTCGTGCGGGATAAAAACGATACCTGTATCATCATATGTAATATGGAAAATATTGACCCCATGGGAATCCACACCGGAGAGAGTGTGGTAGTGGCCCCTTCACAAACTCTAAGTGATCTGGAAAATCATAAACTACGGGATGCTTCTATAAAGATCATAAGGGCTTTAAATATTCAGGGTGGTTGCAATATCCAGTTTGCAGTTAATCCTGAAACCGGAGAATATAAGGTGATTGAAGTTAATCCCCGGGTAAGTAGGAGCAGTGCCCTGGCTTCCAAGGCAACAGGATATCCTATTGCCAAGATTTCTGCTAAAATTTCCATTGGAATGACCCTGGATGAAATTCAAAATGATATAACTAAAGAAACCCCGGCATCATTTGAACCTGCACTTGATTATGTGGTGGCTAAAATACCTCGCTGGCCCTTTGATAAATTTAAAGGAATCAGTAAAGAGATAGGGGTACAGATGAAATCCACCGGTGAGGTGATGGCAATAGGTCGTACCATAGAGCAGGCATTACATAAAGCCATCAGATCTCTTGATACTGGTCGTTATGGATTTGAAGATGTTCCCTTTACTAAAGATCAGCTGGCCCACCCTACTGATGAAAGACTATTTCAGGTTTATACTGCCTTGAAACAGGGAATCTCAGTGGATGAAATTCATCAGATTACCCTTATTGATAAATTTTTCCTTTATAAATTAATGAATATCCTGGAATTAGAAAATGAAATATCATCTAAACCGTTTCTTGACTCTGAGATGCTATTAAAAGCTAAAAAGATGGGTTTTTCAGATAGGATCATATCAGAAATATGTAAGGTTGATGAGAAAGAAGTCAGAAACTTGAGAAATGAAGAGGGCATTATCCCTACTTTTAAAATGGTAGATACTTGCGCTGCTGAATTTGAAGCCAAAACACCTTATTATTACAGCACCTATGGTCTGGCAGATGAAGTAGATGTTTCTTCTAATAAAAAAGTGATAATAATAGGTGCCGGACCAATTCGAATTGGTCAGGGTATAGAATTTGATTACTGCTGCGTTCATGCGGCCATGGCTTTAAAAGAACAGGGCATTGAAACCATCATTATCAACAATAATCCTGAAACGGTGAGTACAGACTATGATATATCCAGCAAACTTTATTTTGAACCATTAACTCTGGAAGATGTCTTAAACATTGTGGATAAAGAAAAACCTGAGGGAGTGGTGGTACAGTTCGGAGGACAAACATCCATTAATCTGGCGGTGCCTCTGGCTCAAGAAGGTGTTAAAATAATGGGAACTCCTCATGAAAGCATAGATAAAGTTGAAGATAGGGAAAGATTTTCTCAGGTACTAGAAAAACTTGAAATTCCCCAGGCAGCATATGGAATTGCAAAATCATTTGAAGATGCCCGGGGTGTAGCAGAAAAAATAGGATTTCCGGTACTGGTTCGACCTTCATATGTCCTGGGGGGAAGAGCCATGGAAATAGTTTATGATGATGACGAACTGAGGGAATATATGGAAGAAGCAGTAAGAGTTTCTCCAGAACACCCTATACTTGTTGATAAATTCCTGCAGGATGCCATCGAAGTGGATGTGGATGCTCTTTGTGATGGAGAAGAAGTATTTATAGGTGGAATAATGGAGCATATAGAGGAGGCAGGAGTTCATTCTGGAGATTCTGCATGCGTTATACCTCCTCAAACTATTCCTGAAGAAATTTTAAATGATATAAAAGATTTTACCACTAAACTAGCCCTTGAACTGGGAGTAGTGGGCTTAATGAATATACAGTATGCAGTTAAACTTGATGAAGAGCCCAAACTGTATATCCTGGAAGCTAATCCTCGAGCCAGCCGAACAGTTCCTTTTGTTAGTAAGGCAGTTGGAGTTCCATTGGCAAAAATAGCAGCTATGCTTATGATGGGCCATAAATTAAAAGACTATGGTCTTAAAGACCAGATAGAAATTGATCACGTGGCAGTAAAAGAATCTGTATTCCCCTTTATTAAGTTACCGGAATCTGATTCAGTTTTAGGTCCTGAAATGAAATCCACCGGGGAAAGCATGGGGATAGATGAAAATTTCGGACTCTCCTATTATAAATCCCAGCTTTCAGCTAATATGGATCTCCCTACTACAGGTAAAATATTCATAAGTGTTCGGGATGCAGATAAGGATAAAATCACAGACATTGTAAAAAAAGCCGATGAACTGGGTTTTGAAATAGTGGCTACCCGTGGAACTGCTCGAGCAGTAGAAGATGAACTTGAAATTGAGATCATACGAAAAGTAAGTCAGGGATCACCTAATATCCAGGATGCAATTAACAAGGGTGAGATTGGACTGATAATAAATACTCCTTCAGGCAAGCAATCTGCAGATGACGGATATTTAATCCGAAGAATGGCCGTAGAGTTGGGTATTCCTTATGTAACTACTCTGGCCGGAGCTCGAGCGGCTTTAAATGCTATAAATGAAGTTAAAAACGGAAAAATTACTGTAAGGTCTCTTAAAGAGTACCATAATCTCTAG
- the carA gene encoding glutamine-hydrolyzing carbamoyl-phosphate synthase small subunit translates to MAKEAKIALEDGTILKGEGFGFETVKTGEVVFSTGMTGYVESLTDPSYKGQILMNTYPLQGNYGINKDWYQSDGIKAEGFVVREECTHPSHMLSEKGLSEFLKEYEIPGISGIDTRFLTIKIREHGAMKGAISTEEIGDEELLQMARAQPSIVDMDLVDKVGVREPKILGEDFKKKMVIVDCGIKNNSINALLDREVGVVVLPYDTDPADIMDYDPDAVLISSGPGNPNRVRESISTVKKLSERLPIFGICFGLQIISLAFGAKIYKMKFGHRGVNQPVKDLITGKVSITSQNHGFAVDPDSLKNQPLEITQINLNDGTPEAINHNELPIFAVQYHPEAGPGPNDTKYTFDSFIKIMKEY, encoded by the coding sequence ATGGCAAAAGAAGCAAAAATTGCTTTAGAAGACGGTACAATACTCAAAGGAGAAGGTTTTGGCTTTGAAACTGTTAAAACCGGTGAAGTTGTTTTTTCCACTGGAATGACAGGGTATGTTGAATCTTTAACTGATCCTTCTTATAAGGGTCAAATTTTAATGAATACTTACCCCTTACAGGGTAATTATGGAATAAATAAGGATTGGTACCAATCCGATGGAATTAAAGCAGAAGGATTTGTGGTAAGGGAGGAATGTACTCACCCTTCCCATATGCTTTCTGAAAAAGGATTATCTGAATTTTTAAAAGAATATGAAATTCCCGGAATAAGTGGGATTGACACCCGTTTTTTAACCATTAAAATCAGAGAACATGGGGCTATGAAGGGAGCAATCAGTACTGAGGAAATTGGCGATGAAGAATTGCTGCAGATGGCTAGAGCCCAGCCCAGCATTGTGGATATGGATCTGGTAGATAAGGTGGGGGTTCGCGAACCTAAAATCCTGGGTGAAGACTTTAAGAAAAAAATGGTTATTGTGGATTGTGGTATAAAAAATAATAGTATTAATGCCCTGCTTGATCGAGAAGTGGGGGTGGTGGTTTTACCATATGATACGGATCCTGCAGATATCATGGATTATGATCCTGATGCTGTTCTAATTTCAAGCGGACCAGGTAATCCTAATAGGGTGAGAGAATCCATAAGCACTGTAAAAAAACTCTCAGAACGATTACCTATATTTGGGATTTGTTTTGGCCTACAAATAATATCTCTGGCATTTGGGGCAAAAATTTATAAAATGAAGTTTGGTCACCGGGGAGTTAATCAACCGGTAAAAGATTTAATTACTGGAAAAGTTTCTATTACTTCTCAAAACCATGGCTTTGCCGTGGATCCTGATTCACTAAAGAATCAACCCCTGGAAATAACTCAAATTAACCTTAATGATGGGACTCCTGAAGCAATAAACCATAATGAATTACCAATATTTGCGGTTCAGTACCACCCGGAAGCCGGGCCTGGACCAAATGACACCAAATATACTTTTGATAGCTTCATAAAAATAATGAAAGAATATTAG
- the rimI gene encoding ribosomal protein S18-alanine N-acetyltransferase, producing the protein MIIREFRLPDLKRILEIEEMSFDDPYPPSILKDIYNLGAGFLVAQQDNIIQGYIIFWIRFEDEGHIISLAVDQNYRRNQVGSQLVGMAEDMFTKYGLKNIKLEVRAENKGARNFYQSMGFNEEKIITAYYEDGENAIVMNKNLNNNSISQNMK; encoded by the coding sequence ATGATAATAAGGGAATTTAGACTTCCAGACCTTAAAAGGATTTTAGAAATCGAAGAAATGTCTTTTGATGATCCTTATCCACCAAGTATACTCAAAGACATATATAATTTGGGGGCGGGATTCCTGGTTGCCCAGCAAGATAATATAATACAGGGTTATATTATATTCTGGATCAGGTTTGAAGATGAAGGACATATTATTTCTCTGGCAGTGGATCAGAATTACCGTCGAAACCAGGTGGGAAGTCAACTGGTGGGCATGGCCGAGGATATGTTTACCAAGTATGGATTGAAAAATATAAAATTAGAGGTAAGGGCTGAAAATAAAGGTGCTCGAAATTTTTATCAAAGCATGGGATTTAATGAAGAGAAAATAATTACAGCTTATTATGAAGATGGAGAAAATGCAATTGTAATGAATAAAAATCTCAATAATAACTCTATTTCGCAGAATATGAAATAA
- a CDS encoding UPF0146 family protein, translating to MWKDFAVYITNKCSPSDKVVEVGVGKFNQVSNYLKEHYKMNIILTDIKPSHQGVVEDDITKPQQSLYENASLIYSIRPPGELHQPLMDIADKTGAILIIKPLANEDILTSEKMRLVNYNKAFFYIYP from the coding sequence ATGTGGAAAGATTTTGCAGTTTACATAACAAACAAATGCTCACCCTCGGATAAAGTAGTGGAAGTGGGGGTGGGGAAATTTAATCAGGTTTCCAATTACTTGAAAGAACATTATAAAATGAATATTATTTTAACTGATATTAAACCTTCCCATCAGGGTGTGGTGGAGGATGACATTACCAAACCCCAGCAAAGTCTATATGAAAATGCCAGTTTAATATATTCTATACGGCCCCCTGGAGAATTACACCAACCTTTAATGGATATAGCCGATAAAACGGGAGCTATTCTAATAATAAAACCACTAGCAAATGAGGATATCCTTACCAGTGAAAAAATGAGGTTGGTTAATTATAATAAAGCTTTTTTTTATATTTATCCGTAA
- a CDS encoding calcium-transporting P-type ATPase, PMR1-type translates to MKWEKMNVKDVLNTLKTSFDGLSIDEARLRQEKYGKNELVEEEKDSPIKLFLMQFMDILIILLILAAIAAYFVGDELDAVVILAVVILNTCIGFIQEYRAEKAMEKLKGLISSEAVVIRDGQTMEIPTSELTPGDLVVIEEGDNIPADIRLIETSELLIDESSLTGESVPVSKITEIENKENEREVMAYMDSYVVSGRGKGVVIEIGMNTSIGKIAEMIQEEEGKTPLQEKIASLGKSLGLIALLVSAAVFIIEFFKGSPLVETFTTAVSLAVAAVPEGLPAILTLTLALGMQRMAKTNAVVRKLLAVETLGSCTVICTDKTGTLTLNRMSVRDTWLTSPENALKICALCNNARLSEGKVIGDPTDGAILLYAEEEGYSPEELEKKYPRIMEIPLDSTRKRMSTINQMDDENYLLTKGAPEIILKHCKWIEKDGDLVEMGPQDQEEIMGLLNKMTRNALRVLALSYRKISPDENLEEKDSLERDLIFVGLVGMMDPPRQEATDAIEVCKKAGISVVMITGDHRDTAAAIAREIGVIEDGGRVLTGPELEKLSESEFEDIVEEVKVYARVFPEQKVRIVEALQNKDNVVSMTGDGVNDAPALKKAAIGVSMGITGTDVAKESSDMVLQDDNFATIVHAVKEGRTIFDNIRRFVKFQISTNVGAILTIVSASVLNLPIPFNPIQILWINIIMDGPPAQSLGVEPPEKNIMLRKPDKENILPRKNLLHIIIAGLVMAVGTLGLYIYQLSIGISEIQARTVAFTVFVMFQIFNVFNCKSKTGFSNRFLIIAISVSFLLQLMVIYVPFLQDIFRTTAISPVDWALIMVISSLILVSEKIVEKFT, encoded by the coding sequence ATGAAATGGGAAAAAATGAATGTTAAAGATGTATTAAACACTCTTAAAACCAGTTTCGATGGTTTAAGTATAGATGAAGCCCGGTTACGACAGGAAAAGTACGGGAAAAATGAACTGGTAGAAGAAGAAAAAGATAGTCCCATTAAACTATTCTTAATGCAATTCATGGATATTTTAATTATCCTGCTGATACTGGCAGCTATAGCCGCCTATTTTGTAGGGGATGAACTCGATGCAGTGGTAATTCTAGCAGTGGTCATATTAAATACATGTATAGGATTCATACAGGAGTATCGAGCTGAAAAAGCCATGGAAAAACTGAAAGGTTTGATATCCAGTGAAGCAGTAGTTATAAGAGATGGTCAAACCATGGAAATTCCCACTTCTGAATTAACTCCTGGAGATCTAGTGGTGATTGAAGAAGGGGATAACATACCCGCAGATATTCGTTTAATTGAAACTTCTGAATTACTTATTGATGAATCATCTCTCACGGGAGAATCAGTTCCAGTTTCTAAAATCACCGAAATAGAAAATAAGGAAAATGAAAGAGAAGTAATGGCTTATATGGATTCATATGTTGTTTCTGGTCGTGGGAAAGGTGTGGTAATAGAAATAGGAATGAATACCTCCATTGGTAAAATTGCAGAAATGATACAGGAAGAAGAAGGTAAAACACCCCTCCAGGAAAAGATAGCCAGTCTGGGAAAAAGTTTAGGTCTGATTGCCCTTTTGGTAAGTGCAGCAGTATTTATAATTGAATTTTTCAAAGGAAGTCCTCTGGTGGAGACCTTCACCACAGCAGTATCCCTGGCTGTGGCTGCAGTTCCAGAAGGATTGCCGGCGATTCTTACCCTTACCCTGGCTTTAGGAATGCAGAGAATGGCGAAAACTAATGCCGTGGTAAGAAAACTTCTGGCAGTGGAAACTTTAGGGTCCTGTACAGTAATATGTACCGATAAAACCGGTACCCTTACCTTAAACCGGATGTCCGTCAGAGATACCTGGCTTACTTCACCAGAGAACGCCCTTAAAATCTGTGCTTTATGTAATAATGCCCGTTTATCTGAAGGGAAGGTAATTGGAGATCCTACCGATGGGGCTATACTTTTGTATGCTGAAGAAGAAGGGTATTCTCCAGAGGAACTTGAGAAAAAATATCCTCGAATTATGGAAATTCCATTGGATAGTACCCGAAAAAGGATGAGTACCATAAACCAGATGGATGATGAGAATTATTTGTTAACTAAAGGGGCTCCAGAAATAATACTGAAACATTGTAAATGGATAGAAAAAGATGGCGATTTAGTGGAAATGGGGCCTCAAGATCAAGAAGAAATAATGGGACTTCTAAATAAAATGACCCGCAATGCTTTACGGGTTTTAGCACTTTCATACCGTAAAATCAGCCCTGATGAAAATTTAGAAGAAAAAGACAGTCTGGAAAGAGATCTTATCTTCGTGGGGCTGGTGGGAATGATGGATCCTCCCCGCCAGGAAGCAACTGATGCCATAGAAGTGTGTAAAAAAGCAGGTATAAGTGTGGTTATGATTACTGGAGACCATCGAGACACCGCTGCAGCCATAGCTAGAGAAATCGGAGTCATTGAAGATGGAGGAAGGGTTTTAACTGGACCTGAATTAGAAAAACTTAGTGAAAGCGAATTTGAAGATATAGTAGAAGAAGTAAAGGTCTATGCCCGGGTTTTTCCAGAACAAAAAGTGCGTATTGTAGAAGCCCTGCAAAATAAAGATAACGTAGTTTCCATGACTGGTGACGGAGTAAATGATGCTCCCGCATTGAAGAAAGCAGCCATAGGAGTTTCTATGGGAATAACAGGTACTGATGTTGCTAAAGAATCTTCAGATATGGTATTGCAGGATGATAACTTTGCTACCATTGTACATGCCGTTAAAGAGGGGAGGACTATCTTTGATAATATTCGAAGATTTGTAAAGTTTCAGATTTCAACCAATGTGGGGGCCATTTTGACCATTGTTTCAGCCTCAGTATTGAATCTCCCTATTCCCTTCAATCCTATCCAGATTTTGTGGATAAATATTATAATGGATGGACCTCCAGCTCAATCTTTGGGGGTGGAACCTCCAGAAAAAAATATCATGCTCCGTAAACCAGACAAGGAAAATATTTTACCCCGCAAGAATTTACTACATATTATAATTGCCGGCCTGGTGATGGCAGTAGGGACTCTGGGTTTATACATATATCAGCTTTCTATAGGTATTAGTGAAATTCAAGCCAGAACCGTTGCTTTTACCGTATTTGTGATGTTCCAGATATTCAATGTCTTTAACTGTAAATCAAAAACTGGTTTTTCAAATCGTTTCTTAATAATTGCTATTAGTGTATCTTTTTTACTACAATTAATGGTAATTTACGTCCCTTTTTTGCAGGATATATTCCGTACAACTGCTATTTCCCCGGTAGACTGGGCTTTAATAATGGTGATATCCTCCTTAATTCTGGTTAGTGAAAAAATAGTGGAGAAATTTACATGA
- the cobK gene encoding precorrin-6A reductase: MKILVMSGTRDAFEIINTLKENPQLHITATTTTSYGSQMAKDSGANEVVPHGLKKGELINLISKNKIDVLIDATHPFAAKATINALSASKATKTYYIRFERPQIEIKDNPLIIKTFSFKEASRVASTMTKGNIMHLAGVSTLGEVLSHNDHDKVFIRVLPVLDSVEKCLKMGLEPSHIIAMQGTFSENFNKALLEEYKISLIITKESGKTGGTPSKIAAALELGLKAVIVMRPYIKELENEKVVQSRDELLNILDNK, translated from the coding sequence ATGAAAATCCTGGTAATGTCAGGAACCAGAGATGCCTTTGAAATTATAAATACACTTAAGGAGAATCCTCAGCTACATATTACTGCCACTACCACCACATCTTATGGATCCCAGATGGCAAAAGATTCCGGGGCTAATGAAGTGGTGCCCCACGGCCTCAAAAAAGGGGAATTGATAAATTTAATTTCAAAAAATAAGATTGATGTTTTAATTGACGCCACCCACCCTTTTGCTGCAAAAGCAACCATTAATGCCCTAAGTGCATCTAAAGCTACTAAAACATATTATATTCGATTTGAAAGACCCCAAATTGAAATCAAAGATAATCCATTAATTATTAAGACTTTTTCATTTAAGGAAGCATCCCGGGTAGCCTCCACTATGACTAAAGGTAATATAATGCATTTAGCAGGTGTATCAACATTAGGTGAGGTTCTATCCCACAATGACCATGATAAAGTGTTTATAAGGGTTTTACCTGTTCTTGATTCTGTGGAAAAATGTTTAAAAATGGGCCTTGAACCAAGCCACATAATAGCAATGCAGGGTACCTTCAGTGAAAATTTTAATAAAGCATTGCTGGAGGAATACAAAATTTCACTGATAATCACCAAAGAAAGTGGAAAAACCGGTGGAACTCCTTCTAAAATAGCTGCTGCACTGGAACTGGGCCTCAAGGCAGTTATTGTTATGCGGCCTTATATAAAAGAACTTGAAAATGAAAAAGTAGTTCAGAGTAGGGATGAGCTTTTAAATATTCTGGATAATAAATGA
- a CDS encoding sodium/glutamate symporter, which yields MSPNMIALSFLILGVVLLIGKWIRIRSRPLQKLFLPSSIIGGFLALFLGPEVLGNMITWLGFGNSVLSNGIFPEEFLLVWAVLPGLFINIIFASLFLGNKLPNIRELWRIAGPQIAHGQTIAWGQYVFGILVTLLILTPFFALDPMAGALIEIGFEGGHGTAAGMAGTFEELGFAGGSDLALGLATIGLIFGVILGIILMNYAVKKGKTEIITNAREISLKEQAGIVEFDNRVSAGKLTTRTESIEPLSLHFAYVGVAIGLGYIMQQSLVLMENLTWGPSTGTYVLEFIPLFPFAMIGGIILQMFLEKYDIYRTLDRDLIVRIQGFSLDVLIVSAIATLSLGIIGENIIPFFILALVGITWNLFAFIYLGPLMFPSYWFERGSGNFGQSMGMTATGILLMKLADPDNQSPSLEGFGYKQLLFEPIVGGGIFTAASVALIFQFGPVIVLIFCLIMLILWMGIGLFYFRKK from the coding sequence ATGTCACCCAACATGATTGCACTGAGTTTTCTAATTCTGGGGGTAGTGTTACTTATCGGCAAGTGGATCAGGATAAGATCTAGACCACTTCAGAAACTTTTTTTACCTAGTTCCATTATTGGAGGTTTTTTAGCTCTTTTTTTAGGCCCTGAAGTTCTGGGAAATATGATAACCTGGTTGGGGTTTGGAAATTCAGTTCTATCTAATGGAATTTTCCCCGAGGAATTTTTATTGGTATGGGCTGTCTTACCCGGTCTTTTTATTAATATAATATTTGCTTCTTTGTTCTTAGGTAATAAACTTCCAAATATCCGTGAACTCTGGCGCATAGCTGGACCACAAATTGCCCATGGGCAAACCATTGCCTGGGGACAATACGTGTTTGGTATACTGGTTACCCTGCTCATATTAACACCTTTTTTTGCCCTGGATCCTATGGCCGGGGCTTTAATAGAAATTGGATTTGAGGGAGGACATGGTACTGCTGCAGGCATGGCTGGAACATTTGAAGAATTAGGATTTGCAGGTGGATCTGATTTAGCACTGGGACTGGCCACCATAGGTCTAATCTTTGGGGTGATTTTGGGAATTATATTGATGAATTACGCTGTAAAAAAAGGTAAAACTGAAATTATTACTAATGCTAGGGAAATATCTCTCAAAGAACAGGCAGGAATTGTTGAATTTGATAATAGAGTTTCTGCAGGTAAATTAACTACTAGAACAGAATCTATAGAGCCCTTATCACTGCATTTTGCCTATGTGGGGGTGGCCATTGGATTGGGGTATATCATGCAACAGTCCCTGGTTTTAATGGAAAATTTAACCTGGGGCCCTTCAACTGGAACCTATGTTTTAGAATTTATCCCCCTTTTCCCTTTTGCCATGATCGGGGGAATTATACTGCAAATGTTTCTGGAGAAATATGATATTTACCGCACTTTAGACCGGGATTTAATTGTAAGAATACAGGGATTTTCACTGGATGTGTTAATTGTCAGTGCCATTGCTACCCTTTCTTTGGGCATTATTGGAGAAAACATCATACCCTTTTTTATTCTGGCCCTGGTGGGTATAACCTGGAATCTGTTTGCATTTATTTATTTGGGTCCACTCATGTTTCCCAGTTACTGGTTTGAACGGGGTTCAGGTAACTTCGGGCAATCCATGGGTATGACTGCCACTGGAATTCTTTTAATGAAACTGGCGGACCCTGATAACCAGTCTCCTTCTCTGGAAGGCTTTGGATATAAACAATTACTTTTTGAACCCATAGTAGGAGGGGGAATTTTTACTGCCGCATCAGTAGCGTTAATATTCCAATTTGGCCCGGTAATAGTACTTATATTTTGCCTGATAATGCTTATCTTATGGATGGGTATCGGGCTATTTTACTTTAGAAAAAAATAG